One Aegilops tauschii subsp. strangulata cultivar AL8/78 chromosome 7, Aet v6.0, whole genome shotgun sequence genomic window carries:
- the LOC109772664 gene encoding glucan endo-1,3-beta-glucosidase GII codes for MHAQTYKSMALTHLLVGAALLSLACFFSGSEAGTVGVCYGMMASKLIKPPAVVQLLKRNGITMVHLYDANPEALTALANTNIKVGVSLPNQYLALAAGSTLYALQWVQSNVKAYPGTKINHVAVGNEVFHQQPELTPQLLPAMKNIQAALVSVGLADAVKVVTPIALDALTKSFPPSEGQFRDDIAQSVMRPLIDFLDRTGSHLTFNYYPYLAYRDHPDQINLDYVLFRPNKGQLDKGTGLMYYNMFDAMVDAVFHAVEKLSSSSEHGRGRILSGSDSSASFIESGSANGGGTTGPAAADNLGEQKSVSAAATPANAQTYNNNLISKILRGTGTPYKPNAVISGYIFSLFNEDLKPGDDDERSFGLFYPNGTPVYKVDFVNPGPAPATPTPTPAGSSWCTANAAVSDKQLQDALDYACANGADCSAIQPGKTCYQPNTVVAHASYAFNDFYQRKSGTCDFNGAASIVYQKPTGTCDASAPAAASWCVANTAVGDTRLQAALDYACSNGADCSAIQRGGRCFDPDTKEVHASYAFNDYYKRNGRTEQSCNFDGCGSVVHQQPKYGNCVL; via the exons ATGCATGCTCAAACGTACAAGAGCATGGCACTCACTCACCTCCTCGTCGGCGCCGCGCTGCTGTCACTTGCCTGCttcttctccggctcag AGGCCGGAACGGTGGGGGTGTGCTACGGGATGATGGCTAGCAAGCTGATAAAGCCGCCGGCTGTGGTGCAGCTGCTTAAGAGAAATGGCATCACAATGGTGCATTTGTACGACGCCAACCCCGAAGCCCTCACTGCGCTGGCCAACACCAACATCAAGGTTGGGGTGTCGCTACCAAACCAGTACCTAGCGCTTGCGGCTGGCAGTACGTTGTACGCGCTCCAGTGGGTGCAGAGCAACGTGAAGGCGTACCCGGGCACGAAGATCAACCACGTGGCGGTCGGGAACGAGGTGTTCCACCAGCAGCCCGAGCTGACCCCTCAGCTCCTCCCGGCCATGAAGAACATCCAAGCGGCGCTGGTCAGCGTGGGCCTggccgacgccgtcaaggtggtcACGCCGATCGCGCTGGACGCGCTGACGAAATCGTTCCCGCCGTCCGAGGGCCAGTTCCGGGACGACATCGCGCAATCGGTGATGCGCCCGCTCATCGATTTCCTGGACCGGACCGGCTCGCACCTCACCTTCAACTACTACCCCTACTTGGCCTACAGGGACCATCCTGACCAGATCAACCTCGACTACGTTTTGTTCCGCCCCAACAAGGGGCAGCTAGATAAGGGCACCGGCCTCATGTACTACAACATGTTTGATGCAATGGTCGACGCCGTTTTCCATGCGGTGGAGAAGCTGAGCAGCTCCAGCGAGCACGGTCGAGGTAGGATCCTTAGCGGTAGTGACTCGTCCGCCTCTTTTATAGAGTCGGGGTCTGCGAACGGAGGCGGTACCACAGGGCCAGCGGCGGCGGACAATTTAGGTGAGCAAAAGAGCGTGTCGGCGGCGGCCACCCCGGCGAACGCCCAGACCTACAACAATAACCTCATCAGCAAGATCCTCAGAGGCACCGGCACGCCATACAAGCCCAACGCCGTCATCTCCGGCTACATCTTCTCCCTCTTCAACGAGGACCTCAAGCCCGGCGACGACGACGAGCGCAGCTTCGGCCTCTTCTACCCGAACGGTACGCCGGTGTACAAAGTCGATTTCGTCAACCCTGGCCCTGCCCCTGCCACTCCTACACCTACCCCCGCGGGGTCTAGCTGGTGCACCGCGAACGCGGCCGTCAGCGACAAGCAGCTCCAGGACGCGCTGGACTACGCGTGCGCCAACGGGGCGGACTGCAGCGCCATCCAGCCCGGCAAGACGTGCTACCAGCCCAACACCGTGGTCGCGCACGCATCCTACGCGTTCAACGACTTCTACCAGAGGAAGAGCGGCACCTGCGACTTCAATGGCGCGGCTTCGATTGTGTACCAGAAACCAACAGGCACCTGTGACGCGAgcgctccggcggcggcgagctggtGCGTGGCGAACACGGCGGTTGGGGACACGCGCCTGCAGGCGGCGTTGGACTACGCGTGCAGCAACGGTGCGGACTGCAGCGCCATACAGAGGGGCGGGCGCTGCTTCGATCCCGACACCAAGGAGGTGCACGCGTCCTACGCATTCAACGACTACTACAAGCGCAACGGCCGTACCGAACAGTCGTGTAACTTCGACGGCTGCGGCTCCGTTGTCCACCAGCAACCAA AGTACGGCAACTGCGTGCTCTGA